Below is a window of Halarcobacter anaerophilus DNA.
GAGCTATAACTCCCGATTTTGACGCATTTAAAATTGTAAAAAATAGAATTGAAGGTAAAATCGAGCCTATAGTTGTACCTTTAAATTCTTTACCTATACAGGTTAAAAAGTGGTACACTTATGTATTAAAAAGCAATTGGGAATTTTTATTAAGAAATGCAAAATCTTATGTAGATACAAAATATAAAGAAGAGGTATACTCTTTTTATGATGGAAGATTAAAAAATAGATATCCTGTTGATAAAAAACAATCCAAAAGTTTTGTAAAACTTGAAGACTTTGCTGATTTTTTCAAAAGAGGCGGTGTTTTAGACTCTTTTTATAATGAATATTTATCTAATTTTATAACTGTAAATTCAACAACATATGAGTACAACTACAAAAACTTGGATGGAAGTCGTGTTGATATTGATAAAAGTGTTCTTCAAGGGGTTTTAAAAGGATATAAAATAAGAAGAATCTTTTTTAGAAACAACGGTATTTTAGGTTTTGATGCTTTTATTCGACCAAGAGATTTAAGTAGCAATCTTGCTACAATGTATCTTCTTTATAATAATCAATCTATATATTATGAACATGGACCAATAATTAATAAAAAAATTGTATGGCCTCCTAAAAGTCTAAATAATGCAGTCAAATTTAAACTTTTTGATCTAAGCAACGGACTTGTTTCTCAAGAGTATATAGACAATGACTGGGCTTTATTTAAATTAATTGATAATTTTGGTGTTCAAGTTTCTCGTAATAATGAAGCAATATTTACTTACAAAAAAGAGAAATATTCTGCTTCATATTATATAAAAGGTGCAATTGTCAATATGTTTAATAGGGATGGATCTTTATCAAATTTCTATTTAAGTAGGAGTTTATAATGTATTTTAAAAGTTTTTCTTTTACTCATCCGGGACATGTTAGAAAAGTTAATGAAGATGCTTTTTATTCTAGTGATGAAAAGGGTTTATGGATAGTTTGTGACGGAATGGGCGGTCATGATGAAGGAAATTTTGCAAGTCACTTGATAACTGATATTTTTGAAGATTTTGAACTTAAAGGTGATTTTGAAGATAGAATAGCTCTTATGAATAAACAGTTAAAGGTTATTCATTCTCTTTTACAAAGTAAAGTTGAAAAACTAGGAAGCAATGTACAAATCGGCACAACTTTAATGTTACTGCACATTAGTGACGGTAAAGGAGTTTGTATTCATTCAGGAGACACTAGATGTTATAATTTAAGAAACAATATTTTAAGTACAGTAACAAAAGATCATGCAGTAGAAATTGATGATTTCTATGGATATAGAAGAGTTTTAACTTCTGCTATAAGCGCACCGGGGGATTTAAAAATTGAAATTACACGATTTATTGTTCACCCTGAAGATGTTTATTTGCTCTGCAGTGACGGTTTATATGATAATATTTCAAATCAAATTATTAAAACTTCGATGGAAGATTTATCTTTAAAATCAGGAATAGATAAGCTTAGATTTAATGTATTGTCTTCTGTTGCAGATGATAATATTACAGCTATATTGATTGGTAAAAAATGAGCTTACTAGAAGACATAACTAAAAAAAGTATTAAAAAGAAATTTGATAAAAATGAAAAGACAAAATTTCTAAATAAAAAATATTATTGTCTTGATGAAGTGGGAAGAGGAGGCTTAAGTATTGTCTATGAAGGTTTAGATATTTATAGTGAATATTTTAAAAAAAAGTCAAATATAGTAATAAAAACACCAACTAAAGAGTTATTACAAAAAGATGATATTGCTGCTTTTGTTTATGCCGAATACAGGTTTTTAAGAAGATTAAATTTAGACAGTATTGTAAAAGTAATAGATTTCGGTATAGATAAAAAAAGCAAAATTCCTTATTTAGTATTAGAGTATATTCAAGGAGAATTATTAAGCGAAATCTCAATAGCAAATATGGAGTTAAAAACTAAAAAACATATTTTTAAATCATTAATAAAAACTTTAAATTACATTCATAGCAAGAATGTAATTCATGCAGACATTTCACCTACAAATATAATAATAAATAAAGAAAACAATCCTATTATTATTGATTTTGGAATATCTCAAGATATTAAAGAGAATGAAGATATTTCACTGGAATATAAAAAAGTAAAAGCTCTTAATCCAAGATACTGTGCACCTGAATTATTAGAAAATGAAATGAAAAAACCTACAATATATTCAGATATATTTTCATTAGGTACTATTTTATATGAAATTTATGCAAATAAGCCTCTTTTTGAAAAAACTTCAAAAGAGTTATTCTCTTTGCCAATAAAAAAAAGAGATCTCTCTTCAATCCCATTTGTATTAAGAAATTGGTTTAAAAATGCATTGTCAGTTGAGCCACAAAAAAGAAAATTAACAAAAATATACTTTTTTTAGATAAATTTATAATATTTTCAATTCTTTTTGTATAATTTAATTATAATTAAATTATTAGTTTAGTAATATTCTATACAAATTTTTTTAAAGGAAGAATAATGAATAATCCGATTTTTATTTCGATTACAGGTAGTACTCAAGGTTTAATCACTCAAGGTACTTTTACACCGGAGTCTGTTGGTAACTCATACCAAAAAGGACATGAAGATGAGGCACTTATTAAAGGGTTTTCTCATAATATTAAAATCCCAAGAGATCCACAATCAGGACAACCATCTGGACAAAGAGTTCATGAACCGTTAGTTATTTCAAAACTTTTTGATAAATCTTCACCTCTTCTTTATAATGCTTTGACAAAAGGTGAAACTTTAACGAATGTAGAATTGAAATGGTATAGAACAAGTTATGCAGGTAAACCTGAACACTATTTTAGTATTGTATTAGAAGATGCTGTTATTGTAGATATTGATTCTTTTATGGACAATGAAGAAGGGTTAGCAAAAACTCAAGTTGCACCTCTAGAAAGAGTATCTTTTGCATATAGAAAAATTACATGGAGACATGAAACTGCAAGCACTTCGGGAGAAGATGATTGGAGAATCGGTGTTGGGCTAAGTGCTTAACACTTGAAAAAGGAGATAATTTTTATTATCTCCTTTTTTATTTTTTATAAAGTAATAGTTTAAAAATTATTTTATAAAGAATAATAAAAAGGTGCAACTAAGAGGGAACAAGAAATGACAGAGAAGATAAAGAGAAAAGTAGTAGAAGCGGGGGAAGAGGTAAGATTAAAAGAGTTAAGAAAAGAAGTAAGACAAGATATAAACTGTAGAATAAACCTGTTGAATTATAAAAATAATGAGACAATAGGAGTAGTAGACGGGAACTATAGTGTATATAAATTAAATGGAGAGAGTAGTGTAAATAAACCATATATCTTTAACCTAGTATTTGTAAGTGATGAATATATAGAAGTAGAAGATATAGTAGATACAGATGTAGAGATAAAATTAAGAGATGATGTAAACCCCTTAGTAAAAAAAACAATCTATGGAAAAATATTTAAAGCAAAAGAAGATAGTATCGTATCAAGAAAATACCTCTATGAAGTTCAAATAGTAAGCCCCCTTTATTACCTAAACCTGAATAATAGATATGAAATTTTCCATGAGAAAAAAACAAGTGATATAATAACTGAAATCATAAATAGATATGCCCAAATATTAAACCTGAAAATAGATGTAAAAATAGATCTTCTTCAAGCCCCAATAAGAGAATATACCACCCAATATAACCAAAGTGATTTAAAATTTATCCAAATGCTTTGTGAAGAAGAAGGATACTCCTTAATAATAGATTATAGTTCAAATGATCCATATACAATAACCTTGTGTGAATTAAATGAACATGTAACAGTAAAAACATACTCATCAACTTGTAACTTTAATCATAGTAAGAAATTTACTTCAACGTATTATGTAGAAGATTATTATGATAAAGATAAACCCTCTTTAGAATATAAAATATCAACAGGTTCAACAATGAGCTCCTCAATAGAAGATAATGAAAGTACCAGACAATTAAGAGTAGATATAAAAAGAGAGAAATTAAGAGATAAACTAAATATCCTGGATGAATCACTCTTTAAAGATCTAAATAGATATAACAAAATAGATTCAAAAAGAGAATATGTAAAATCAAATGAAATAGAAGGAAATTCTCAAGAGTTAAATATACAAGATTGCTTGTGTATAACCTTAGAAGATGAAAAAGCAAATAAAAAAATAGACTCAATAATATTAGAAGTAAAATATGAAGGCTTCTTTCCAAATGCTTTAGATGAATATAAACAAAGTATAAATGAGAATAAAAAACATCAACTCCAATATGAGATAAACTTTGTAGCAATACCCAAAGATATAACCTATAAACCACCAATAAAAATAAAAAAACCAAGAATACCGGGAATCCTTACGGCAAGAGTGTCAAATGGAGAATCAAATACAAAAGATTATGAGAATACAATAGATGTAGATGAACAAGGAAGAATAAAAGTACTGTTTCACTTTGAGACAAACCAAACATCTTCTTGTTACCTAAGATTGTCAAACTTTTACTCAGGAACAAACTTTGGAAGTCAATTCTTGCCAAGAGTAAATAGTGAAGTAATAGTAAGTTTTATAAACGGAGATCCAGATTTACCAATTATAATAGGAACTTTGCATAATGGAGAGAATAAGAATCCAGTAAACTTGCCAAAAGAGAAAACTAAATCTTTTATAAAAACATACTCAATTCCACAATATGAGGATAAAGAAGGGTATAACGAAATAGCCTTTGAAGATAAAAGAGGAGATGAGAATCTTTCTTTACGAGCCCAAAAGGATATGAATACCCTTGTTTTTAATGATGAATTTAAACATGTTCAAAATAATTCTAAAACTATTATTGATAATGATAAGGAAGAGACAGTAGAAGCTAATTCTATTCTTACAGTGAATAAAGACTATACACAGAATATAAAAGAGAATCAGATAAATACAGTAGAGAAGGAGAAGATTACTACTGTTAAAGAAGATTATGAAATTCATGGATTAAAAGATATTAATACTATTGTGAAAAATGATATGAAAACTATTATTGAAAATGATATGATTACAAGAGTAAAAGGGACTGTAACCGAGTATGTTGAACAAGATGTAAAAAAGAAGTATCTTGAAAATCTATTTACTCAAGTAGGCAAAGATTTTAGACTTGATGTACAAAATAACTATCATCTAAAAAGCAATAATATAAAACTAAATGCAGATATTATAGAACTTATTGGAGAAACTGGAGTAACACTTAGATGTGGGGGAAATGTTTTAACTGTAAATCAAGATGGGATACACCTAAAATCTTCAAATATAGATACAACTTCAAGTAATGGTGGAGTAAATGCACAAGATGTGGCAAAACCACTTATTAACAAACCACTTTATGAAAAGATAAGAGTAATTTCTTTAGAAGCAAGTGTCTCAAAACAAGCAACTATTGATGAAGTATTAACTTTCACTGCAACAGTAGAAAAATATGAAAATGATGCCTGGAGTCAAACAACAGATTTAAATGAAACACAACTCTCACAACTTCAATGGTACTTTATAAAAAACAATAATGAAGAAGATAAAGATATCATAACTGATAATCCAACAGATGATAATATCACAATAAATGGTCTAACAATGACAGTAAATCTACAAGAAGATAATATCTATAAATGGGGACATGCTCACTGCTATGTGGTAAATAGTGAAGAAGAAGGTTATGCAATAAGTGAACTCGAAAGATACCTAGAAGTTGATGATATCAAAGGTTCTTATCCTCGCCAAGAAGATGGTAAATGCCAAGCTATATTAAATGTAGATGAGCCAAGAGATGAAGAACTTGCACAAATTAGGTGGACAATAGAAGGAAGAGAAGAATCAACATATAATGGTAAAAAAGAGATAACTCATAACTTAAAAGATGAAAATGTTTATGAAATCAATTTTACTGCATATATAGATGGTAAACCAGAAGATGCTGCAAAAGGTAGATTGTACTATGATTCAAATGAAAATCAAGAAGTCAAAAATAATACTAAATAATATTTATAAATAATAAAGAAAAATATCTAAGGAAACTATTTTGAAAATAATAAAATTAATTACAGTATTTGTATTTTTTTCAGCTTTTTTAAATGCTCAAACAATAAAAAAAGAAGACTATCCAATCTCTCAATGTAATAAACAAACATATACTCAAGAAGACTTGAAAGAATATAAATCTTTAATAGAGATAGGTGAAATCCAAGGATACAACTGTGTTGGCCTTTACTATATGAGAGCTAAAGATTATGATAAAGCAAAAGAGTATTTTAATAAGGGAAAAGAAAAAGGAAGTATAGAATCATACGCCCAGTTAGGAAGTCTGTATTCAAATTTTTTAAACGATAAAGATGAAGCAATAAACTACTACACCTATGCTGCAAAAAAAGGTCATGGCAAATCTGCCCATAATCTAGGTGTAATATATGATAAAAAATTTGTATATGATAAAGCTTTGAAATGGTATGAAAAGTCTTTTAAAGAAGGTGATACTTATTCTTTGTTAGCGATGGGAACAATATATTTAAAACAAAATAATCTAGAAAAAGCTATTAAAATATTTGAAAAAGTTGGAGAGTTAGGAAAATCAGATGGATATTATAATTTAGGGATTTTATATAGAAAAAATAAAAAGATAAAAGATTTAGAAAAAGCAAAAATATATTTTGAAAAATGTTTAGACTTAGGAAATGCAATTTGTGCAGG
It encodes the following:
- a CDS encoding PP2C family protein-serine/threonine phosphatase; protein product: MYFKSFSFTHPGHVRKVNEDAFYSSDEKGLWIVCDGMGGHDEGNFASHLITDIFEDFELKGDFEDRIALMNKQLKVIHSLLQSKVEKLGSNVQIGTTLMLLHISDGKGVCIHSGDTRCYNLRNNILSTVTKDHAVEIDDFYGYRRVLTSAISAPGDLKIEITRFIVHPEDVYLLCSDGLYDNISNQIIKTSMEDLSLKSGIDKLRFNVLSSVADDNITAILIGKK
- a CDS encoding serine/threonine-protein kinase yields the protein MSLLEDITKKSIKKKFDKNEKTKFLNKKYYCLDEVGRGGLSIVYEGLDIYSEYFKKKSNIVIKTPTKELLQKDDIAAFVYAEYRFLRRLNLDSIVKVIDFGIDKKSKIPYLVLEYIQGELLSEISIANMELKTKKHIFKSLIKTLNYIHSKNVIHADISPTNIIINKENNPIIIDFGISQDIKENEDISLEYKKVKALNPRYCAPELLENEMKKPTIYSDIFSLGTILYEIYANKPLFEKTSKELFSLPIKKRDLSSIPFVLRNWFKNALSVEPQKRKLTKIYFF
- a CDS encoding Hcp family type VI secretion system effector codes for the protein MNNPIFISITGSTQGLITQGTFTPESVGNSYQKGHEDEALIKGFSHNIKIPRDPQSGQPSGQRVHEPLVISKLFDKSSPLLYNALTKGETLTNVELKWYRTSYAGKPEHYFSIVLEDAVIVDIDSFMDNEEGLAKTQVAPLERVSFAYRKITWRHETASTSGEDDWRIGVGLSA
- a CDS encoding type VI secretion system Vgr family protein; translation: MTEKIKRKVVEAGEEVRLKELRKEVRQDINCRINLLNYKNNETIGVVDGNYSVYKLNGESSVNKPYIFNLVFVSDEYIEVEDIVDTDVEIKLRDDVNPLVKKTIYGKIFKAKEDSIVSRKYLYEVQIVSPLYYLNLNNRYEIFHEKKTSDIITEIINRYAQILNLKIDVKIDLLQAPIREYTTQYNQSDLKFIQMLCEEEGYSLIIDYSSNDPYTITLCELNEHVTVKTYSSTCNFNHSKKFTSTYYVEDYYDKDKPSLEYKISTGSTMSSSIEDNESTRQLRVDIKREKLRDKLNILDESLFKDLNRYNKIDSKREYVKSNEIEGNSQELNIQDCLCITLEDEKANKKIDSIILEVKYEGFFPNALDEYKQSINENKKHQLQYEINFVAIPKDITYKPPIKIKKPRIPGILTARVSNGESNTKDYENTIDVDEQGRIKVLFHFETNQTSSCYLRLSNFYSGTNFGSQFLPRVNSEVIVSFINGDPDLPIIIGTLHNGENKNPVNLPKEKTKSFIKTYSIPQYEDKEGYNEIAFEDKRGDENLSLRAQKDMNTLVFNDEFKHVQNNSKTIIDNDKEETVEANSILTVNKDYTQNIKENQINTVEKEKITTVKEDYEIHGLKDINTIVKNDMKTIIENDMITRVKGTVTEYVEQDVKKKYLENLFTQVGKDFRLDVQNNYHLKSNNIKLNADIIELIGETGVTLRCGGNVLTVNQDGIHLKSSNIDTTSSNGGVNAQDVAKPLINKPLYEKIRVISLEASVSKQATIDEVLTFTATVEKYENDAWSQTTDLNETQLSQLQWYFIKNNNEEDKDIITDNPTDDNITINGLTMTVNLQEDNIYKWGHAHCYVVNSEEEGYAISELERYLEVDDIKGSYPRQEDGKCQAILNVDEPRDEELAQIRWTIEGREESTYNGKKEITHNLKDENVYEINFTAYIDGKPEDAAKGRLYYDSNENQEVKNNTK
- a CDS encoding tetratricopeptide repeat protein, whose amino-acid sequence is MKIIKLITVFVFFSAFLNAQTIKKEDYPISQCNKQTYTQEDLKEYKSLIEIGEIQGYNCVGLYYMRAKDYDKAKEYFNKGKEKGSIESYAQLGSLYSNFLNDKDEAINYYTYAAKKGHGKSAHNLGVIYDKKFVYDKALKWYEKSFKEGDTYSLLAMGTIYLKQNNLEKAIKIFEKVGELGKSDGYYNLGILYRKNKKIKDLEKAKIYFEKCLDLGNAICAGGMGTVYEDLEDYENAIKWYTKGFELGSKESVTRLGLIYVEKLKDYETAIKWYKKGFEELNCVDCLTNLGSLYANNGNYNKALIWYEKSSELGSLKATYNLGLIYQDYIKNKDESIKWYKKAYDMGYLKAIYRLKELGVSYE